CGGCCGAGCTGCGGGCCGAGTTCGGCGTCCCCGGCATGCGACCCGACCTGGCCCGCAACTTCCGCGACAAGGTGGCGATGAAGACCGCCGTCGCCGCCCGGGGTCTGCGGGTTCCCCGGTTCGTGCCGGCGACCGACCTGCTCACCGGGGACGTGACGCCGCCGTGGCGGGGCCGCACCGTCGTCAAGCCACGCGGCGGGGCCGGCAGCCGCGGGGTGACCCTCTGCGAGGACGTCCGGCAGGCCCACGAGCTGGTCGCCCGGGAGCAGCGCACGGACGCCGGATTCGCCGGGCGGTACGAGGTCGAGGAGTACGTCGACGGGGACCTGTGGCAGATCGACGGCTACCTGTTCCGTGGCGAGCCGGTCGCGATCCAGGCCAGCCGGTACGTGGGGAGCTGCCTGTCGTTCGAGCAGGGCCGGCCGCTCGGCGTGGTGCAACGGCCGCACCCCGAGCTGGAGGCGTTCACCGTGGACTGCCTGCGCGCGCTCGGCGGCGACACGCTCACCTTCCACCTGGAGGCCATCACCACCCCGCAGGGCCCGGTGTTCCTGGAGGTGGCCGCCCGGTGCGGCGGCGGCTACACGGTGACCACCTTCCGGCGGCGGACCGGGATCCACCTGCACACCCTGGACATGGCCACCGAGGTGTCGGGCGCGCTCGCCACCGGGCACATCCACCGGCCGGAGACCACCGACCTGCACGGGGAGTTCCAGTACCCCGGCCACGTCTACGGCGGTGCGCCGATCACCGTCGACGTGCCGGCCGGGCTGCTCGACGACCCGCGCGTCCTGACGTACCAGGTGTACCCGGTCGACAGGCCCACCCCGGTGAAGGGCTCCTACCGTCCGGAGAACCTTCCGCTGTCCGGCCTGGTCACCGGCCAGGATCCGGACGTGCTGGAGAGCTGGCTGGTCGACCTGTTCGCCCGGGTCACCGTCACCCCGCGCCTGGGCGCGCCGGCTCCGCTCGTCGCCGCGCAGGCGGCCCCGTGACGGAACGGGTCCGCGCCATCCTCCTCACCCCGACCGACGGATGGTTGGTGTTCCGGCGTACCCGACCCGACCGGGACGTCTACTGGTCCCTGCCGGGCGGGGGCGTGGAGCCCGACGATCCCGATCGCCGGGCCGCGCTGCTGCGGGAGGTACGCGAGGAGGTGGGCGGCACGGCCCGGATCCACAGCCTCCGGTACGTCCTGGACACGCCGGCCGGCCGCCAGTACCTCTACCTCTGCCGGATCGACACGTGGTGCGAGGCGGACCGGACCGGGGCGGAGTTCAGCGACCCGACGGCGGGCGGGTACCTGCTGGAGACCCGGCGACTGGACCACCGGACGCTGGCCGCGATCACCCTGAGCCCACCCGGTCTGGCCGACCTGCTCGCCGCGGACCTGCGCCGGTCCGATGGCGACCTGTTCCGCCTGCCGGGCCTGCCGGAGGGCCCGGACTGACGCAACCCCCACCCGAGGCAGCGCCCTCCCCAAGGCAGCACCCGGAAGCAGAAACCTCCCCACGGACCGCGCGGACAGTGCCGGCCGTAGGTTTCCGGGGGGAGCCCGCCCACTCCGGGCGGTCAGGCTTGATCCCTGCGTGGGTGGGCTCCCCCCGGAAACCCCCCACGCGGTCTCATGCCCCCTTGGGGTGCCA
The sequence above is a segment of the Micromonospora sp. WMMD882 genome. Coding sequences within it:
- a CDS encoding NUDIX hydrolase translates to MTERVRAILLTPTDGWLVFRRTRPDRDVYWSLPGGGVEPDDPDRRAALLREVREEVGGTARIHSLRYVLDTPAGRQYLYLCRIDTWCEADRTGAEFSDPTAGGYLLETRRLDHRTLAAITLSPPGLADLLAADLRRSDGDLFRLPGLPEGPD